Proteins encoded together in one Gemmatimonadota bacterium DH-78 window:
- a CDS encoding phosphoglycerate mutase family protein yields MRRVRATLGWALLAMLWVAPEVAAQASGSTVWLVRHAERADAGMADTPDPELSAAGHERARELARLLGEAGLTSIHSTDYHRTRQTAGPIAEALGLEVQLYDPRDEASMSRLIAAVQAPGRHLIVGHSNTTPAMADRLGGDAVSPISEMEYDRLYLLRLTDGAVETSILRFGAPAPGSGGE; encoded by the coding sequence ATGCGACGTGTGCGAGCAACACTGGGATGGGCGCTGCTGGCGATGCTGTGGGTTGCGCCGGAGGTGGCGGCTCAGGCATCGGGATCGACGGTGTGGCTGGTGCGACACGCCGAGCGCGCCGACGCGGGGATGGCCGACACGCCCGACCCCGAGCTGTCCGCCGCCGGCCACGAGCGGGCCCGCGAACTGGCCCGTCTGCTCGGGGAGGCCGGTCTCACCTCGATCCATTCCACCGACTACCATCGCACTCGCCAGACGGCCGGCCCCATCGCCGAGGCGCTCGGGCTCGAGGTGCAGCTGTACGATCCGCGCGACGAGGCATCGATGTCCCGCCTGATCGCGGCGGTGCAGGCACCGGGGCGCCATCTGATCGTCGGGCACTCCAACACCACCCCGGCCATGGCCGACCGCCTCGGGGGCGACGCGGTCTCGCCCATCTCCGAGATGGAGTACGATCGGCTGTATCTGTTGCGACTGACGGACGGCGCCGTGGAGACGTCGATCCTGCGTTTCGGCGCGCCGGCCCCCGGATCCGGGGGCGAATGA
- a CDS encoding dicarboxylate/amino acid:cation symporter yields the protein MNNRLMLLGLAAGLLVGLAASTSGAPLLLGLAEASAPAGDLFIAAIQMVVIPLVMAIVFAGVARLGDTRTLGRMGGSALGFIVLTTAPAVVLGMVSMHVALGFVPPVPIPEGAPVAQATELPGLIDFLVGLVPRNPFAAAADGRLLPLLVFSVMVGAAAGTLGAESRERLVGFADAVSDAFIVLVRWILWTAPVGIFGLVAPATARMGLTLLQSLAVFIVTVIVALFIFMVLVYLPLVTVIGRVSPGRFIRGTIASYTMGFTTTSSVATLPVLLRDAPDLGVSQRVTDLVIPLAASLNRAGSGLFQGASVVFLAWLYGVQVPGGAWVGAAIACFFAAATVAPVPSASIMTMAPALSAVGAPFAGLGILLGVDRIPDMFRSATNMTGHMAAAVVTEALAGDGE from the coding sequence ATGAACAATCGACTCATGCTGCTCGGGCTGGCGGCCGGTCTGCTGGTGGGCCTCGCGGCTTCCACCTCCGGTGCCCCGCTTCTGCTCGGTCTGGCCGAGGCCTCCGCGCCCGCGGGGGATCTCTTCATCGCCGCGATTCAGATGGTGGTGATTCCACTGGTGATGGCCATCGTCTTCGCCGGGGTCGCGCGACTCGGTGACACGCGCACGCTGGGTCGCATGGGAGGGTCGGCGCTGGGCTTCATCGTGCTCACCACCGCACCGGCCGTGGTGCTCGGGATGGTGTCGATGCACGTGGCGCTCGGCTTCGTGCCTCCCGTTCCGATTCCCGAGGGAGCGCCGGTAGCGCAGGCCACCGAACTTCCGGGCCTGATCGACTTTCTCGTGGGACTCGTGCCCCGGAATCCGTTCGCCGCCGCTGCCGACGGTCGCCTGCTCCCCCTGCTCGTGTTCTCGGTCATGGTCGGCGCCGCGGCGGGTACGCTCGGCGCGGAGTCGCGCGAGCGTCTCGTGGGCTTCGCCGATGCGGTCTCCGACGCGTTCATCGTGTTGGTGCGTTGGATTCTGTGGACGGCACCGGTCGGCATCTTCGGCCTCGTCGCGCCGGCCACCGCGCGGATGGGCCTCACCCTCCTGCAGAGCCTGGCGGTGTTCATCGTGACGGTCATCGTCGCCCTGTTCATCTTCATGGTGCTGGTCTACCTGCCCCTGGTCACGGTGATCGGGCGCGTATCGCCGGGGCGATTCATCCGAGGCACGATCGCGAGCTACACGATGGGCTTCACGACCACGAGCAGTGTGGCCACCCTTCCCGTTCTCCTGCGGGATGCCCCCGACCTGGGGGTGTCGCAGCGCGTCACCGATCTCGTGATCCCGCTCGCGGCCTCGCTCAATCGAGCGGGGAGCGGGCTCTTTCAGGGCGCTTCGGTGGTGTTCCTGGCCTGGCTCTACGGCGTGCAGGTACCCGGCGGCGCCTGGGTCGGCGCGGCGATCGCCTGCTTCTTCGCCGCGGCGACCGTGGCTCCGGTACCGAGCGCCTCGATCATGACGATGGCTCCGGCGCTGAGCGCGGTGGGTGCACCCTTCGCCGGACTCGGCATCCTGCTCGGTGTGGACCGCATTCCGGACATGTTCCGGAGCGCCACCAACATGACCGGTCACATGGCGGCTGCGGTGGTGACCGAGGCCCTCGCGGGCGATGGGGAATGA
- a CDS encoding ABC transporter permease has protein sequence MDAPSSIHDRRADRLRSAYLLLGRAHPRGFRIGVLRAAADDAAEAVRLASMRRGRGGAWAAGMRSLIDLALRIPAERRREHGSSRRGESMGNAVTRVRRAIRGLARRPGYASVAVLTLGLGIAANVAIFAVVNGVLLKPLKYPDSDRIVEVAHHAPGLDLPALPQSAGTSLMYLREVRAFSAYAALETQGRTLAGDPGTEARRLTVLAASSGFFSVFGVRPALGRAFVPADSEVGAPPVALLGHELWTNSYGSDPEVVGRAIRLDGESVEVVGVLPPGTRLPDRDFDAMIALPLDPEDGFGSFSHEGVARLAPGVDLESARAEVTALQERIPEFFPDVGVELLDAARWRASVTPAKEAVVAHVRPTLWILMGTVAFVLLIAAANVANLVLVRAEARHRETAVRTALGAARADLFAGFLAESAVLSVAGTGVGLALAAVTLRALMALAPDGLPRREAIGLSPAVFLFAAALAVAAAGVFALLPLMRSRVRDVAGALREGLRGGTSSRATLRARNALVVVQLALALVLVAGSGLMLRSFQALRAVDPGFEPEGVTSVRVSLDQGYVEPGAVTRFYRELQDRVRSLPGVQGVGMASEVPLEGRGRTAGSFEVEGWDRPDDAPPVVAWRQRVTPGYLETLGIALEDGRLPLWADAEDRAEVVWVTRTLADRYIGPDPVGRRIRDSDESPWMVVAGVVGDVAMDDLDDEPAPGVLRLVETADIGQPAMQVAVLVKGPEPAVLVPAMRSILRDLDPGVPLSITESMVEIVARDMADTSFTALMLGIASLLSLTLGAVGIYGVISYVVAQRTRELGVRMALGAAAGDVRAMVVRQGLTVTVVGLGVGLVAAVAITRVLGSLLYEVSTTDPLVLGGTTLLLLLVSLAASFLPARRASRVDPVEALRSE, from the coding sequence ATGGATGCTCCTTCTTCGATCCACGATCGCCGAGCCGACCGGCTTCGCTCCGCCTATCTCCTCCTGGGCCGCGCACACCCGCGCGGCTTTCGGATCGGAGTCCTGCGGGCCGCCGCCGACGACGCGGCCGAGGCTGTTCGACTGGCCTCGATGCGCCGCGGGCGCGGCGGGGCCTGGGCGGCCGGCATGCGATCACTGATCGATCTCGCCCTGCGGATCCCCGCGGAGCGACGGAGGGAGCACGGATCATCGAGGCGGGGGGAGAGCATGGGGAACGCGGTGACGCGGGTGCGGCGGGCGATCCGAGGGCTGGCCAGGCGACCGGGGTATGCGTCGGTGGCGGTGCTGACCCTCGGCCTGGGGATCGCCGCGAACGTGGCGATCTTCGCCGTCGTGAACGGGGTGCTGCTGAAGCCGCTGAAGTACCCGGACAGCGATCGCATCGTGGAGGTGGCCCACCACGCGCCGGGGCTGGACCTGCCCGCCCTGCCCCAGTCCGCGGGCACCTCCCTGATGTACCTGCGAGAGGTGCGCGCCTTCTCCGCCTACGCTGCCCTCGAGACCCAGGGTCGCACCCTCGCGGGTGACCCGGGCACCGAGGCTCGTCGCCTCACCGTACTGGCTGCGTCGTCGGGCTTCTTCTCGGTCTTCGGGGTGCGGCCGGCACTCGGACGGGCGTTCGTGCCGGCCGACTCGGAGGTGGGTGCGCCGCCGGTCGCGCTGCTTGGACACGAGCTCTGGACGAACTCGTACGGGTCCGACCCCGAGGTGGTGGGACGCGCGATCCGACTGGACGGCGAGTCGGTGGAGGTGGTGGGGGTGTTGCCGCCGGGTACTCGGCTTCCAGACCGGGACTTCGACGCGATGATCGCCCTTCCGCTCGACCCGGAGGACGGGTTCGGCAGCTTCTCGCACGAAGGGGTGGCCCGGCTCGCCCCGGGGGTCGACCTCGAGTCGGCTCGAGCCGAGGTGACCGCCCTGCAGGAGCGGATCCCGGAGTTCTTTCCGGACGTGGGCGTGGAACTCCTCGACGCGGCCCGCTGGCGGGCGTCGGTCACACCGGCGAAAGAGGCGGTGGTGGCGCACGTGCGGCCCACTCTGTGGATCCTCATGGGGACGGTCGCGTTCGTTCTGCTGATCGCGGCCGCGAACGTGGCGAACCTGGTGCTGGTCCGCGCCGAGGCGCGCCACCGCGAGACCGCTGTGCGCACCGCCCTGGGCGCGGCACGAGCCGATCTGTTCGCCGGCTTCCTGGCCGAGTCGGCGGTGCTCTCCGTGGCGGGCACCGGGGTCGGCCTCGCTCTGGCGGCGGTCACCCTTCGCGCCCTGATGGCCCTGGCGCCGGACGGCCTCCCCCGGCGGGAGGCCATCGGGCTCTCGCCGGCCGTGTTTCTCTTCGCGGCCGCGCTGGCGGTAGCGGCCGCCGGAGTCTTCGCGCTGCTTCCGCTGATGCGGTCGCGGGTGCGCGATGTGGCCGGTGCGCTCCGCGAGGGCCTCCGCGGGGGCACGAGCAGTCGGGCCACGCTTCGCGCCCGCAACGCCCTGGTGGTGGTGCAGCTCGCACTGGCGCTGGTGCTCGTGGCCGGATCGGGCCTGATGCTGCGCAGCTTCCAGGCGCTGCGGGCGGTGGATCCCGGCTTCGAGCCCGAGGGGGTGACCAGCGTGCGGGTGTCGCTCGACCAGGGCTACGTCGAGCCCGGGGCGGTCACTCGTTTCTATCGCGAACTCCAGGATCGCGTGCGGTCGCTGCCCGGAGTGCAGGGGGTGGGGATGGCGAGCGAGGTGCCGCTGGAGGGGCGGGGTCGCACGGCCGGTTCGTTCGAGGTGGAGGGGTGGGACCGTCCGGACGATGCCCCCCCGGTGGTGGCCTGGCGGCAGAGGGTCACCCCCGGCTATCTGGAGACCCTCGGTATCGCGCTCGAGGACGGGCGGCTCCCGCTGTGGGCCGACGCGGAGGATCGCGCCGAGGTCGTGTGGGTGACCCGCACCCTGGCCGACCGCTACATCGGGCCCGACCCCGTGGGGCGCCGGATCCGCGACAGCGACGAGTCGCCGTGGATGGTGGTGGCCGGGGTCGTCGGCGATGTCGCGATGGACGATCTCGACGACGAGCCCGCGCCCGGTGTGCTTCGTCTGGTGGAGACCGCCGACATCGGCCAGCCCGCTATGCAGGTCGCGGTGCTCGTGAAGGGTCCCGAGCCGGCGGTGCTGGTGCCTGCCATGCGGTCGATCCTTCGGGATCTCGACCCGGGTGTGCCGCTGTCCATCACCGAGTCGATGGTCGAGATCGTGGCCCGCGACATGGCCGACACCTCCTTCACGGCGCTCATGCTCGGCATTGCCTCGCTGCTCTCGCTCACCCTGGGGGCGGTGGGCATCTACGGGGTGATCTCGTACGTGGTGGCGCAGCGGACCCGTGAGCTCGGGGTGCGCATGGCGCTAGGCGCCGCCGCCGGCGACGTGCGGGCCATGGTGGTGCGCCAGGGCCTGACGGTCACCGTCGTCGGGCTCGGAGTCGGGCTCGTGGCGGCCGTCGCCATCACGCGGGTGCTCGGCTCCCTGCTCTACGAGGTGTCGACCACCGACCCGCTGGTGCTGGGCGGCACCACCCTCCTGCTCCTGCTGGTCAGCCTCGCCGCCAGCTTCCTCCCGGCTCGGCGGGCGTCTCGCGTGGATCCCGTCGAGGCCCTTCGCTCGGAGTAG
- a CDS encoding c-type cytochrome domain-containing protein has product MDSDNPTPTPNRVEVQWPERPQIIRQTVTLSVAIIGWSMLFWAAMTIPGSFAQDDSAAERRRAAATQQTPTDSAATAVAGTDADSADTDGSEDAPVEEAPAQVAQTPPPAADPEPDPAPADPTPAEEQPTQVATQPPVSPPTEQTPPPASTGTTSDADVPLDEITLDDPLDAAIDEDLGEVSFAADILPIMESRCIECHGGMRDDGTQRIEEGLSLLTVEDILAGSTWGSVVEPGDVAGSYLYEVVESGDMPDNAPRLLPRELRLIAAWIRQGAPAN; this is encoded by the coding sequence ATGGATTCTGATAACCCGACCCCGACCCCGAACCGGGTCGAGGTCCAGTGGCCCGAGCGGCCCCAGATCATCCGGCAGACGGTCACGCTCAGCGTGGCCATCATCGGCTGGAGCATGCTGTTCTGGGCGGCCATGACGATCCCCGGGTCGTTCGCCCAGGACGACAGCGCCGCCGAGCGACGTCGGGCCGCGGCGACGCAGCAGACGCCCACCGACAGCGCCGCGACCGCGGTGGCGGGAACGGACGCCGATTCGGCCGACACCGACGGGTCGGAGGACGCCCCGGTCGAGGAGGCGCCCGCGCAGGTTGCGCAGACGCCGCCCCCGGCGGCGGACCCGGAGCCCGATCCGGCTCCGGCGGATCCCACTCCGGCCGAGGAGCAGCCCACGCAGGTGGCCACGCAGCCGCCGGTGTCGCCGCCGACCGAGCAGACGCCGCCTCCGGCGAGCACGGGAACGACCTCGGACGCCGACGTACCCCTCGACGAGATCACTCTCGACGACCCGCTCGATGCCGCCATCGACGAGGATCTGGGTGAGGTCAGCTTCGCCGCCGACATTCTCCCGATCATGGAGAGCCGCTGCATCGAGTGTCACGGGGGCATGCGCGACGACGGCACGCAGCGGATCGAAGAGGGGCTCAGTCTGCTGACCGTCGAGGACATCCTCGCCGGCTCCACCTGGGGGTCGGTCGTGGAGCCCGGTGACGTGGCCGGCAGCTACCTCTACGAGGTGGTGGAAAGCGGAGACATGCCGGACAACGCGCCGCGCCTTCTTCCGCGCGAACTCCGGCTGATCGCGGCCTGGATTCGTCAGGGCGCCCCGGCCAACTGA
- a CDS encoding N(4)-(beta-N-acetylglucosaminyl)-L-asparaginase, which translates to MKRRDFVRTAAAAAGAVATSSSALAGASVAPQVLVRRAVQPRVISDVSGIRYRNGGPESAVERAFRGIVEGEDLLDALIHGVNIPELDPEETGIGYGGLPNADGVVQLDSCCMHGPRRWAGGVAGIEGVRTPSRVARAVAEVTDHHLIAGEGAARFARDLGFEVEDSLMTPRSRELWLNWRRRVDPGHWLDPEERLQGQGERGGETDPDLIGRGSGSRELALRERSDAFLRAGLDMVREGLIPEHSFWGTINCNAVGPNGDVCGVTTTSGLAWKIPGRVGDSPILGAGLYLDNDVGAAGSTGRGEANLYNLSSAMIVEFMRQGMHPKDAGMAILERIRKNNVEPRLQDENGEPSFDVRFFIVNTAGEYAGVAMWGTGESNFAVCDENGAREESLEGLLSR; encoded by the coding sequence ATGAAGCGCCGTGATTTCGTTCGTACCGCCGCCGCCGCCGCCGGAGCGGTCGCCACCTCGTCGTCCGCGCTCGCCGGGGCCTCCGTGGCTCCGCAGGTGCTCGTCCGCCGGGCGGTGCAGCCGCGCGTGATTTCCGACGTGAGCGGCATCCGCTACCGAAACGGGGGGCCGGAGTCGGCGGTGGAGCGGGCCTTTCGCGGCATCGTGGAGGGCGAGGATCTGCTCGACGCGTTGATTCACGGCGTGAACATTCCCGAGCTCGATCCGGAGGAGACCGGCATCGGGTACGGGGGACTCCCGAATGCCGACGGGGTCGTGCAGCTCGATTCGTGCTGCATGCACGGGCCGCGCCGATGGGCCGGCGGGGTGGCCGGAATCGAGGGTGTACGAACGCCGTCGCGGGTGGCCCGAGCCGTGGCCGAGGTCACCGACCACCACCTGATCGCCGGCGAGGGGGCGGCGCGGTTCGCCCGCGATCTGGGGTTCGAGGTGGAGGACTCGCTCATGACGCCGCGATCGCGGGAGCTGTGGCTGAACTGGCGCCGACGCGTGGATCCCGGCCACTGGCTCGACCCCGAGGAGCGGCTGCAGGGCCAGGGGGAGCGGGGGGGCGAGACCGACCCCGACCTGATCGGGCGCGGGAGCGGAAGCCGCGAACTCGCCCTGCGGGAGCGCTCGGACGCCTTCCTCCGCGCGGGACTCGACATGGTGCGCGAAGGCCTGATTCCCGAGCACTCGTTCTGGGGGACCATCAACTGCAACGCGGTGGGGCCGAACGGAGACGTGTGCGGGGTGACCACCACCAGCGGGCTGGCCTGGAAGATCCCCGGGCGCGTGGGCGACTCGCCGATCCTGGGCGCGGGGCTCTACCTCGACAACGACGTGGGGGCGGCCGGCTCGACCGGACGCGGCGAGGCCAACCTCTACAACCTGTCGTCGGCGATGATCGTGGAGTTCATGCGGCAGGGCATGCACCCGAAAGACGCCGGCATGGCGATTCTGGAGCGGATCCGGAAGAACAACGTGGAGCCGCGGCTTCAGGACGAGAACGGGGAGCCGTCGTTCGACGTGCGCTTCTTCATCGTCAACACCGCCGGCGAGTACGCCGGCGTGGCGATGTGGGGCACGGGCGAGAGCAACTTCGCGGTGTGCGACGAGAACGGCGCCCGCGAGGAGTCGCTGGAGGGCCTGCTCAGCCGCTGA
- a CDS encoding alpha/beta family hydrolase: MTAESVSIEGAGEAGALPGLLTVPERPRALYLLAHGAGAGMRHAFMESLCAALFAERIAVLRWEFPWMAAGGRRPDRPAVAVPAVRRAVDAARALNAGRGLDLPLFVGGKSFGGRMTSTAESEEALPGVSGLVFVGFPLHPAGKPDVRRAEHLAEVTRPMLFMQGTRDKLAELDLMRAVVGDLGPGATLHLEDDADHGFHVRKRSGRDDEQVVRSLAETAARWMVDRDRPGD, from the coding sequence ATGACGGCGGAATCGGTATCGATCGAGGGGGCCGGCGAGGCCGGGGCATTGCCGGGACTGCTGACCGTGCCCGAGCGTCCCCGGGCGCTGTACCTGCTGGCCCACGGGGCCGGCGCCGGCATGCGTCACGCCTTCATGGAGTCGCTCTGTGCCGCGTTGTTCGCCGAGAGGATCGCGGTGCTGCGGTGGGAGTTCCCCTGGATGGCGGCGGGGGGACGACGTCCGGATCGGCCGGCGGTGGCGGTGCCCGCGGTGCGCCGGGCAGTGGATGCGGCGCGCGCCCTGAATGCCGGGCGCGGGCTCGATCTTCCGCTCTTCGTGGGCGGGAAGTCGTTCGGGGGGCGCATGACCTCCACCGCCGAATCGGAGGAGGCGCTGCCCGGGGTGAGCGGGCTCGTGTTCGTGGGGTTTCCACTGCACCCGGCCGGCAAGCCGGATGTGCGACGGGCCGAGCACCTCGCCGAGGTGACTCGCCCGATGCTCTTCATGCAGGGTACCCGCGACAAGCTCGCCGAGCTCGATCTCATGCGGGCCGTGGTCGGTGACCTGGGCCCCGGGGCGACGCTCCATCTGGAAGACGACGCCGACCACGGGTTCCACGTGCGGAAGCGATCGGGACGCGACGACGAGCAGGTCGTGCGCTCACTGGCCGAGACGGCCGCCCGCTGGATGGTCGACCGGGATCGACCCGGAGACTGA
- a CDS encoding PadR family transcriptional regulator: MDAHDTPLKANRFQVLLALSEGPLHGFAIREVVEERTNGGMILWPATLYGVLRDLAEVGWIAELEGAEAPDDDARRKYYELTPDGRGRLLDEARRLEGWAAAARAGLRPEESG, translated from the coding sequence ATGGACGCACACGACACCCCGCTGAAGGCCAACCGATTCCAGGTGCTGCTGGCGCTCTCCGAGGGCCCGTTGCACGGATTCGCGATCCGGGAAGTGGTGGAGGAGCGTACCAACGGGGGAATGATCCTCTGGCCGGCCACCCTCTATGGGGTGCTGCGCGACCTCGCGGAGGTGGGCTGGATTGCGGAGCTCGAGGGAGCGGAGGCGCCCGACGACGATGCCCGCCGGAAGTACTACGAACTCACCCCGGACGGTCGCGGGCGGCTGCTCGATGAAGCGCGGCGGCTGGAAGGGTGGGCGGCGGCCGCGCGCGCGGGACTGCGACCGGAAGAGTCGGGCTGA
- a CDS encoding DUF2231 domain-containing protein encodes MTHPLHSMIVHFPIALSAVGLLFVVLALVQGSTAMEEAAFVCILLTAITGLLASFSGYRDVIVRFDGEASYVGAKAFLGVTMVLLSGAMAFARVRWPRLLWNPSTMILYVAGFAVVAMLSGVLGFLGGVILYGF; translated from the coding sequence GTGACCCATCCCCTCCACAGTATGATCGTGCACTTCCCGATCGCTCTCTCGGCGGTGGGACTGCTCTTCGTGGTCCTTGCGCTGGTTCAGGGAAGCACCGCGATGGAGGAGGCCGCCTTCGTCTGCATCCTGCTGACGGCGATCACCGGACTCCTCGCGTCGTTTTCGGGGTACCGGGACGTGATCGTGCGCTTCGACGGTGAAGCTTCGTACGTGGGTGCCAAAGCCTTTCTCGGTGTGACCATGGTGCTCCTCAGCGGGGCGATGGCTTTCGCGCGCGTGCGCTGGCCCCGTCTGCTGTGGAATCCCTCAACGATGATCCTGTATGTCGCCGGGTTCGCCGTCGTCGCCATGCTGTCCGGCGTCCTCGGTTTCCTCGGAGGAGTGATCCTGTATGGATTCTGA
- a CDS encoding DUF1592 domain-containing protein: MKLVGLLAGVGAVLVVASVDTGSADPSPMPELGMMSYRAVPSEASNEVIEEYCVGCHNDRRSSGNMSLDGFDAGNAHQQAELAEQIIVKLRTGMMPPPGRDRPEETVLQGVAAQLESTIDSAAALAPNPGSRAFQRLNQAEYAASVRDLLALEIDPEGYLPPDTKSANFDNIADAQMLSPVLMDAYLNTAAEVARLAVGDPEAIPSETTYKVPRLASQTEQVEGAPFGTRGGLSVVHTFAADGVYSFRALMQPIPTGQLFGRTARNERLEISVDGERVALLEIPRWMSQSDPDGTEIQSEPIAIRAGPHRISAAFLVNQEGPVVDILSPIGHSLADTQIGAAYGITTLPHLRELRIGGPFEVTGVSETPSRAEIFVCRPTAPSEEEPCAVRIINRLATKAYRRPLSDKDRTDLLGFYREGHDQGGFEAGVRTAIQAMLASPHFIFRIEELAAPTDVEGVYALNDVDLASRLSFFLWGSPPDGELLAHARDGRLSDPEVYEAQIRRMLADPAAEALGRRFAAQWLRLSDIEKVHPDALRYPDYDTQIAEDLVEETILFFNSLVQEDRSVLDLMTADYTFVNERLAKHYGIPGIAGHDFERVEYPSTARRGLLGHGSILTLTSHANRTSPVLRGKWVMEVLLGSPPPPPPPDVPELEDAGEAQDGRFLTVREQMEMHRANPSCQSCHSVIDPLGLALENFDVTGRWRIKDAGNPVDVQGTLFDGTPLTSVEDLRDALVKRPEPFLRTFTENLMAYALGRRVESYDMPTVRAITRRAAAEDLKLSAFILGVAESAAFMQKAAPETVTEAASH; the protein is encoded by the coding sequence ATGAAGCTCGTCGGACTTCTCGCCGGAGTCGGCGCGGTCCTCGTGGTCGCGTCGGTCGACACCGGCAGCGCGGACCCGAGTCCCATGCCGGAACTCGGGATGATGTCGTACCGGGCAGTGCCCTCGGAAGCCTCGAACGAGGTGATCGAGGAGTACTGTGTGGGATGTCATAACGACCGTCGGTCGAGCGGCAATATGTCGCTCGACGGGTTCGATGCCGGCAACGCGCATCAGCAGGCAGAACTCGCCGAGCAGATCATCGTGAAGCTCCGGACGGGAATGATGCCCCCGCCCGGTCGCGATCGCCCCGAGGAGACGGTGCTCCAGGGCGTCGCCGCACAGCTCGAATCGACCATCGATTCGGCCGCCGCCCTCGCCCCGAACCCGGGCTCGCGCGCCTTCCAGCGCCTCAACCAGGCCGAGTACGCCGCCTCCGTGCGCGACCTGCTCGCTCTGGAGATCGATCCCGAGGGGTACCTTCCGCCCGACACCAAGAGCGCCAACTTCGACAACATCGCCGACGCGCAGATGCTGTCTCCGGTGCTCATGGACGCCTACCTGAACACCGCCGCCGAGGTGGCCCGGCTCGCCGTGGGCGACCCGGAGGCCATTCCGTCGGAGACCACCTACAAGGTGCCGCGACTCGCGTCGCAGACCGAGCAGGTGGAGGGGGCGCCCTTCGGCACCCGCGGAGGGCTGAGCGTCGTCCACACCTTCGCGGCCGACGGCGTCTACTCCTTCCGCGCGCTCATGCAGCCGATCCCGACCGGACAGCTGTTCGGTCGCACCGCGCGGAACGAGCGCCTCGAGATCAGTGTGGACGGGGAGCGCGTCGCTCTCCTGGAGATCCCCCGCTGGATGTCGCAGTCCGATCCCGACGGCACGGAGATCCAGTCCGAGCCGATCGCGATTCGTGCTGGGCCCCACCGGATTTCCGCAGCCTTCCTCGTCAATCAGGAAGGACCCGTCGTCGACATCCTGTCGCCGATCGGGCACAGCCTGGCCGATACCCAGATCGGGGCCGCGTACGGCATCACGACGCTTCCGCACCTGCGGGAGCTGCGGATCGGCGGGCCGTTCGAAGTCACCGGAGTTTCGGAGACTCCGAGCCGTGCCGAGATCTTCGTCTGCCGGCCCACTGCGCCGTCGGAAGAGGAGCCCTGCGCGGTGCGGATCATCAACCGCCTGGCGACCAAGGCGTACCGCCGCCCGCTGAGCGACAAGGACCGCACCGACCTTCTGGGCTTCTACCGCGAAGGTCACGACCAGGGCGGGTTCGAGGCCGGCGTACGCACGGCCATTCAGGCGATGCTGGCGAGCCCGCACTTCATCTTCCGGATCGAGGAGCTCGCCGCCCCGACCGATGTCGAGGGCGTGTACGCGCTGAACGACGTCGATCTGGCGAGCCGGCTCTCGTTCTTCCTCTGGGGAAGCCCGCCGGACGGTGAGCTGCTCGCTCACGCGCGGGACGGACGTCTCTCCGACCCCGAGGTGTACGAGGCGCAGATCCGGCGGATGCTCGCCGATCCGGCCGCCGAGGCCCTCGGCCGTCGCTTCGCCGCTCAGTGGCTGCGTCTGTCCGACATCGAGAAGGTGCATCCGGACGCCCTGCGCTACCCGGACTACGACACCCAGATCGCCGAAGACCTGGTCGAGGAGACGATCCTCTTCTTCAACTCTCTGGTCCAGGAGGACCGGAGCGTGCTCGACCTGATGACGGCCGACTACACCTTCGTCAACGAGCGTCTGGCCAAGCACTACGGAATCCCCGGAATCGCCGGGCACGATTTCGAGCGCGTCGAATACCCGTCGACGGCCCGACGCGGGCTGCTGGGTCACGGCAGCATCCTGACGCTCACCTCGCACGCGAACCGCACCTCTCCGGTGCTGCGCGGCAAGTGGGTGATGGAGGTGCTGCTCGGGTCGCCGCCGCCGCCGCCGCCGCCGGACGTACCGGAGCTCGAAGACGCCGGAGAGGCTCAGGACGGACGGTTCCTCACGGTGCGCGAGCAGATGGAGATGCACCGGGCCAACCCGAGCTGCCAGTCCTGCCACTCGGTGATCGATCCGCTCGGCCTCGCGCTCGAGAACTTCGATGTGACCGGCCGTTGGCGGATCAAGGACGCGGGCAATCCGGTCGATGTTCAGGGAACGCTCTTCGACGGCACGCCGCTGACGTCGGTCGAGGATCTTCGCGACGCACTGGTGAAGCGTCCCGAGCCGTTCCTCCGTACCTTCACCGAGAATCTGATGGCCTACGCGCTGGGTCGGCGGGTCGAGTCGTACGACATGCCCACCGTCCGAGCGATTACACGGCGGGCTGCCGCCGAGGACCTGAAGCTGTCGGCCTTCATCCTGGGCGTGGCCGAGAGTGCCGCGTTCATGCAGAAGGCCGCACCCGAGACCGTCACTGAAGCTGCTTCGCACTGA